A stretch of DNA from Bacillus marinisedimentorum:
AGGAGTGCCGGAATTCACCCATACGCTGAATGAGACGGAGAAACTGATGCCGGAGTCGCTCACAGTCCACACCCTTTCTTTTAAACGGGCATCCGAAATGACAAAGAACAAGGAAAAATATAAAGTCGCAGGCCGCGAAGAAATCGGTGAAATGATGGATCTTTCCGCTGTGTGGACGGAAGCAAAGGGGTATACCCCTTACTATCTATACCGCCAGAAAAATATTCTTGGCAACCTTGAAAATGTCGGCTATGCAATTCCGGGCCAGGAAAGCCTTTATAATATCCTCATCATGGAAGAGGTCCAGACGATCATCGGGCTAGGCTGCGGCGCTTCCAGTAAATTCATCCATCCGGAAACGGGTAAAATCACGCGCCAGGCCAATCCGAAAGAACCGAAAGTTTACAACATGGCGTACGAAAAATATACAGATGAGAAGATTGCTTTACTGGAAGACCTATTTGGAACACGTTCTAAAGTTGGAAATGAAAAAGGGCCAGCATAAATTTTGCGTACGGCAAGCTAGAGTGCCGTACGCTTTTGTATATTTGGAGATGAAGGTGGCTGAAACAATTTTTTTCGTAAAATGTCACAGCATGTGAAAACCTGTTCTCAACGGCGTAATGCGATTGAAAGGAGAGTTTCGATGAGAGTTATTGGTATTGATTTATCTGGACCCAAGAACCATAAAGATACTTATCTTGCTGTCTTTGAAAAGCAAGGGAATGGGTTGAAATTGGAAAAAGTTGCTGGCGGATTGAGTGATTCAGCAATTTTAACCGAGGTAGCCGAGCAGAGTTCCGTTGATGAAGTGGTAATTGGAATGGATGCCCCGTTATCCTATCAGGATGGGGGAGGAGACAGGCCCGGTGACAGGTCGCTAAGGCAATTCATTGTCAACATCGGGATGAAATCAGGCTCAATAATGCCTCCTACGCTGAATCGAATGGTCTATATCACACTGCGCGGCATCAAACTGACCAGGGAGATTGAGGAGCTGGAAGCACCCCATCCGATTTCAATTGTTGAAGTGCATCCGGGGGCAATCATCGGGTCAAGGATTGCAGCTTCTGATATTCCATCTGTGCTGTCGTATAAAAAAGACCAGTCGTCGAGAAGCATGACCCGGAAATTGCTTGAACAGGAAATGCAGGCAGAACTGCCAGCCGAAATCGAGCAAGAAAACCATTCCATTGATGCGTGTGCAGCAGCACTTGGCGCGTGGCACTGGCGGGATCCTGAGCGGGATCCGAAGTGGCTGCATCCTGCCGAACGTCCAATGCATCCTTATGATTATTGCTGTTAACCTTGTGAGAACCTGCACCCTCTAACGAAACCACTTTTACAGCAGGGAAGTGGATTTTGACTGCAAAACATGGACAGCCGATAAACTTGATTTATGCTATAATTTAAGGGTTGAAACTATTTCTATCTGTTCCTGAAGCGATGACAGGGCGGCAAGAATAGATACAGTTATATACTATTTAGAAGCAATAAGGCTTCAATGTGAAAGCGAGTGTTCTTCATGGGACGTAAATGGAATAATATCAAGGAGAAAAAAGCGGCTAAAGACAAGAATACGAGCCGCATTTATGCCAGGTTCGGACGGGAAATTTATGTTGCGGCCAAGCAAGGGGAGCCCGATCCGGAACTAAACCAGGCTTTGAAGGTTGTCCTTGAGCGGGCGAAGACGTACAACGTGCCGAAAAACATCATAGAGCGAGCCATCGAAAAGGCGAAGGGCGGCGCGGAAGAGAACTATGATGAACTGCGTTATGAAGGCTTCGGGCCGAACGGCGCCATGGTCATCGTTGATACGTTGACGAATAATGTGAACCGGACAGCGGCTGAAGTACGGGCCGCTTTCAGTAAAAATGGCGGCAATCTCGGTGTGAACGGCTCGGTCTCATACATGTTTGATGCAACGGCGGTCATCGGGGTTGAAGGGAAATCAGAAGATGAAGTGCTTGAACTGTTGATGGAAGGAGATGTTGATGTCCGCGATGTGTTTGAGGAAGACGGCGGTGTCATCGTCTATGCAGAACCTGACCAGTTCCATGCCGTACAGGAAGCGTTCAAAAATGCCGGCATCACCGAATTTACGGTTGCTGAGCTGACAATGCTCGCCCAAAACGATGTTGCGCTTCCGGAAGACAGCCGGGATCAGTTTGAAAAACTGATCGATGTGCTCGAAGATTTGGAAGATGTCCAGCAGGTGTATCATAACGTTGATTTTGACGATTAAGAACGAAGATCCCCGGCATATTAATGTCCGGGGATTTTTTATTTGTAAAGGAAATTATAAAAGATAAAAAGCCAGAAGAGAATCGTCCAGCTCCAGGCGCCAGCGGCTATCGTCATAAGCGGTGATCCCCTCCGGGAGGAAAGGGCACCTCCCTGCGGGAACCCCCGATTATGCGTACGCCGCTAAGCGGGCGCCTTGCGCATTTGTTCCTGATCTTCAATCACATAAAGTCATGTTTAACGAGTACAGCTTTTATCGCAGTGTAACTCACTTCATCCGGAAGACGCTCCTTCAGCGGTTTCAGCTTCTTTTCATCCAGTTGCTCGTGTTCATGGAGTATGAGTGCCTCTGCCTCACTGGTGAAAAACAAATTCCAATCTAGTTGATTGCCTTCCTTTGCTGCTTTGAATAAATGGTTTTCTACGGTCCGGGTGGTTAAACCGCGTTCCTTTGCGATATCTTTTATGTCACGGCCTTCGCAAAACTCTTCATATGAAATCATATGGCTGGGTCGGCTGTCATCAGCCTCCTTCTTTTGGATGGCTGCAGAAGAAAGGGAAGGAGAGGGAGTGTGTTTTTCGATCGGCCCATGATCATCAAGAAAACGGATAATGCCTTCTAAAAACACTTCACCGTACTGATCAAATTTCTTTTCCCCGACGCCTTTTATCTGCAGCATCGCTTCTTTTGTTTCCGGAATGAAGCGCGCCATTTCCTTCAGGCTTGCATCTGAAAAAATGACATAGGGCGGCACCCCTTTTTCTCCGGCGATCGATTTCCGCAGCATACGCAATGCTTCAAACAATCCGGAATGGTAATCATCCTTTACGGCTGCCGCTTTTGGAAGGGCCTGGACATAAACGGTTTCATTTCCTTTCAGGACCTCGCCTGCAAGCGGGGTGAGCTTCAAGGTCGGAAATTTGGCATCTTCTGTCTGCAAGTAGCCGTCTGCAGCAAGGTAGTTGATCAAGTTCATGATTTCCTTCTCTGTATAATGCGACAGAAGTCCATACGTTGACAGCCGGTTAAAGTTGAAGTCGATGACTCTCTGGCTTTTTGACCCCTTCAATACTTTTGCGGTCATAGAAGCGCCGAACCTTTCTCCCATCCGGGCCACGCACGATAACACCATCTGGGCTTCGCGTGTCATATCCGCGCGGCTCCCGCCTCCGAGGCAATTGCTGCAGCGGCCGCACTCACCGGGACCGGCCGGATCGCCGAAGTAATCAAGGATATAGCGCTGCAGGCACCGATTCGTATGGCAATAACTTGCCATGTCCTGAAGCTTTTTATATTCCTGGCGTTTTTTCATTTCATCCATAATGGATTGCTCAATTAAAAACTTCTGCAGCTGGATATCCTTTGCCGCA
This window harbors:
- a CDS encoding DUF429 domain-containing protein is translated as MRVIGIDLSGPKNHKDTYLAVFEKQGNGLKLEKVAGGLSDSAILTEVAEQSSVDEVVIGMDAPLSYQDGGGDRPGDRSLRQFIVNIGMKSGSIMPPTLNRMVYITLRGIKLTREIEELEAPHPISIVEVHPGAIIGSRIAASDIPSVLSYKKDQSSRSMTRKLLEQEMQAELPAEIEQENHSIDACAAALGAWHWRDPERDPKWLHPAERPMHPYDYCC
- a CDS encoding YebC/PmpR family DNA-binding transcriptional regulator, translated to MGRKWNNIKEKKAAKDKNTSRIYARFGREIYVAAKQGEPDPELNQALKVVLERAKTYNVPKNIIERAIEKAKGGAEENYDELRYEGFGPNGAMVIVDTLTNNVNRTAAEVRAAFSKNGGNLGVNGSVSYMFDATAVIGVEGKSEDEVLELLMEGDVDVRDVFEEDGGVIVYAEPDQFHAVQEAFKNAGITEFTVAELTMLAQNDVALPEDSRDQFEKLIDVLEDLEDVQQVYHNVDFDD
- the recQ gene encoding DNA helicase RecQ; translated protein: MLTKAKQVLEQYFGYTSFRPGQEKAVGHALSHENTLAVMPTGGGKSLCYQIPGLVKEGTAVIISPLISLMKDQVDALTAAGVDATFINSSLNFTEQQERLQELQAGLFKFVYVAPERFESRDFIHAISNLPLSLIAFDEAHCISQWGHDFRPSYRSIIPNLKKLPELPVLMALTATATDEVIADIQSLLDIQSDHIVNTGFARENLYFQNVKGASKPDFLLDYVEKRPNESGIIYTPTRKVTDQVYKMLADKGVKAARYHAGMSETARKEAQSAFIQDEAAVMVATNAFGMGIDKSNVRFVIHYALPMNIESYYQEAGRAGRDGEPSECILLFAAKDIQLQKFLIEQSIMDEMKKRQEYKKLQDMASYCHTNRCLQRYILDYFGDPAGPGECGRCSNCLGGGSRADMTREAQMVLSCVARMGERFGASMTAKVLKGSKSQRVIDFNFNRLSTYGLLSHYTEKEIMNLINYLAADGYLQTEDAKFPTLKLTPLAGEVLKGNETVYVQALPKAAAVKDDYHSGLFEALRMLRKSIAGEKGVPPYVIFSDASLKEMARFIPETKEAMLQIKGVGEKKFDQYGEVFLEGIIRFLDDHGPIEKHTPSPSLSSAAIQKKEADDSRPSHMISYEEFCEGRDIKDIAKERGLTTRTVENHLFKAAKEGNQLDWNLFFTSEAEALILHEHEQLDEKKLKPLKERLPDEVSYTAIKAVLVKHDFM